The following coding sequences are from one Prochlorococcus sp. MIT 1314 window:
- a CDS encoding CocE/NonD family hydrolase, which produces MFGSRWFDKSLVLRDGVRLISRIWLPNSNGPWPALLMRQPYGREIASTITYSHPEWWASKGYMVIIQDVRGMGSSEGVFNGFKQEASDTSETHEWVRSLKECNGKLGLYGFSYQGFTQLTGELNSKPPDCLSPAMTGINIKDHWCSDGGAYWWHNNIAWGLQIAAIKMKRENNLFEWEKIRLALENKSYLREGIDILKKYDPNSFVLEWLENLNNGVHFEEFNPISTWIKQPMLIIGGLWDPHLKGACDLYKKSKEAGGSPEIIIGNATHLNWWEGSQESLLKFFDKHLKSDEKFNVKNSKSEKKIWNISLNKWEELDNKFHPEFIFGLKSDGTANVNVKNGSLIINSKGSGWFTIVNDPWRPTPSDGGHLGPNPGKFNRNIIDERLDVGIFQTNFFEEDQYFKGVPTLEIAVKSDQPNFDICLALSLVEKGDKKVNQFSTGFLRVKNSKISEECIYQITMQPTNICLIKGSKLRLSISAAAYPAIGVNPGFGKGNIGAPSANHRIITLSFSLNKTFMKMTPFF; this is translated from the coding sequence ATGTTTGGTTCAAGATGGTTTGACAAGTCTCTAGTACTTAGAGATGGAGTAAGACTTATATCAAGGATTTGGTTACCTAATAGTAATGGGCCATGGCCTGCATTATTAATGAGACAACCTTATGGCAGGGAAATAGCTTCAACTATTACATATTCTCACCCTGAATGGTGGGCTTCCAAAGGGTATATGGTAATAATTCAAGATGTTAGAGGTATGGGTTCTTCTGAAGGAGTTTTTAATGGTTTCAAACAAGAAGCTAGCGATACTTCAGAAACACATGAATGGGTAAGGTCTCTAAAAGAATGCAATGGAAAACTTGGCTTATATGGTTTTTCATATCAAGGATTTACTCAACTAACTGGTGAATTAAATTCAAAGCCGCCCGATTGTTTATCTCCAGCGATGACTGGGATTAATATTAAAGATCATTGGTGCTCAGATGGAGGAGCATATTGGTGGCATAACAATATTGCATGGGGACTTCAAATCGCAGCAATAAAAATGAAAAGAGAAAATAATTTATTTGAGTGGGAAAAGATAAGATTAGCCTTAGAAAATAAAAGTTATTTAAGGGAAGGAATTGATATTTTAAAAAAATATGATCCTAATAGCTTTGTTTTGGAATGGCTTGAAAATTTAAATAATGGTGTTCACTTTGAAGAATTTAATCCAATTTCAACATGGATTAAACAACCTATGTTAATTATTGGAGGGCTTTGGGATCCACATTTAAAAGGTGCCTGTGATCTTTATAAAAAATCTAAAGAAGCTGGAGGTAGTCCAGAGATTATTATTGGGAATGCGACACATCTAAATTGGTGGGAAGGATCACAAGAATCTTTATTAAAATTCTTTGATAAACATTTAAAGTCAGATGAAAAGTTTAATGTTAAAAATTCAAAAAGCGAGAAAAAAATATGGAATATTTCATTAAATAAATGGGAAGAATTAGATAATAAATTTCACCCTGAATTTATTTTTGGGCTCAAAAGCGATGGCACAGCCAATGTAAATGTCAAAAATGGAAGTCTAATAATAAATTCAAAAGGATCAGGATGGTTCACAATTGTTAATGACCCCTGGAGACCTACTCCATCTGACGGTGGTCATTTAGGTCCAAATCCAGGAAAGTTTAATAGAAATATTATTGATGAACGCCTTGATGTAGGTATTTTTCAAACCAATTTTTTTGAAGAAGATCAATATTTCAAAGGAGTCCCCACATTAGAAATTGCTGTGAAAAGTGATCAGCCCAATTTCGATATCTGCCTTGCTTTATCTCTAGTTGAAAAAGGTGATAAAAAGGTTAATCAATTTTCAACTGGCTTTTTAAGGGTTAAAAACTCCAAAATAAGTGAAGAATGCATATATCAAATAACAATGCAGCCAACAAATATTTGTTTGATTAAAGGTAGCAAGCTTCGCCTTTCTATATCTGCAGCAGCTTATCCAGCTATTGGAGTTAATCCTGGATTTGGGAAGGGAAATATTGGGGCCCCTTCAGCAAATCATAGAATTATTACTCTAAGTTTCAGTCTTAATAAAACATTTATGAAAATGACCCCTTTTTTTTAA
- a CDS encoding DUF2518 family protein, protein MSFFELLENTPKIFGFLGIFLLCVTVIAFIFNFGFKFRIIGATIFSLLLSLSSWAFIQSYTEKVVIKDAKYVPIVYDNGFDLIIAKADDNFPEESIEPTLEQLSENLRKGSRSGANVKIKIRKLEKISDGVSKPVVIGEVQKNVKMN, encoded by the coding sequence ATGTCTTTTTTTGAACTATTAGAGAACACACCCAAAATCTTTGGATTTCTTGGAATATTCCTATTATGCGTTACTGTAATAGCCTTTATATTTAATTTTGGTTTTAAATTTCGAATAATAGGAGCAACCATTTTCTCATTATTACTTTCTTTAAGCAGTTGGGCATTTATACAAAGTTATACTGAAAAAGTAGTAATAAAAGATGCAAAATATGTCCCAATTGTTTATGACAATGGGTTTGATTTGATTATTGCCAAAGCAGATGATAACTTCCCAGAAGAGTCTATTGAACCAACTTTAGAACAATTATCGGAAAACTTAAGGAAAGGTAGCAGATCTGGTGCGAATGTAAAAATAAAGATAAGGAAACTTGAAAAAATTTCAGATGGTGTAAGTAAACCAGTTGTTATTGGAGAAGTTCAGAAAAATGTCAAAATGAATTAA
- the glgB gene encoding 1,4-alpha-glucan branching protein GlgB: protein MIETIQADWIKSEAINLENCCNDNPLKILGPHFYKEQWVIRVWMPEADEVIITFKNNTYKAESINHKWLFEAILPENPNSNYEINILRGGIKHTQHDPWSYREEWMGEVDRHLFAEGNHHHIWKKMGAHLIEEKNQKGVMFCIWAPNAKSISIIGDINSWDGRHHPMQKRLGGIWEIFMPTMEEGATYKYEIRTQQGHIYEKADPYGFLHEIRPQNGSIVSKLNNFNWNDSTWISNRDSSSQINKPISVYEMHLGSWLHESTDNKYLEDNGEPRDPVPAADLKPGTRLLTYPELTKKLIPYVKKRGFTHIELMPISEHPFDGSWGYQVTGWYAPTSRFGTPNEFREFVNKCHEEGIGVILDWVPGHFPKDKHGLAFFDGCHLYEHGDSRIGEHKEWGTLIFNYSRNEVRNFLVANLVYWFEEFHIDGIRVDAVASMLYRDYLRPDGEWIPNENGGNENIEAVKFLQQANHVLFQHFPGALSIAEESTTWPMVTKPTDMGGLGFNLKWNMGWMHDMLDYFEIDPWFRQFHQNSVTFSITYNYTENFMLALSHDEVVHGKSHLLHKMPGDDWKKYANTRALLTYMWTHPGKKTIFMGMEFGQRQEWNVWDDLQWELLEFEPHKGIRNLIDDLNVLYKNEPALWKNDFDPYGFQWIDCNDKSNSVISFMRRENDTNEWLVVVANFTPNTHGSYKVGVPVEGFYKEIFNSDGSRYGGSNKGNMGGKETINYNIHDYQNALELALPPLSVSIFKHQSKK, encoded by the coding sequence ATGATCGAGACAATTCAAGCAGACTGGATTAAATCAGAAGCTATCAACCTAGAAAATTGTTGCAATGATAATCCATTAAAAATATTAGGCCCTCATTTTTATAAAGAGCAATGGGTAATAAGGGTATGGATGCCTGAAGCGGACGAAGTTATAATAACTTTCAAAAACAATACCTACAAGGCGGAAAGCATAAACCATAAATGGCTTTTTGAAGCAATCCTGCCTGAAAATCCAAATTCTAATTACGAAATAAATATTTTAAGAGGAGGGATCAAACATACACAACATGACCCTTGGTCATATAGAGAAGAGTGGATGGGAGAAGTTGATAGGCATCTTTTTGCTGAAGGTAATCATCATCATATTTGGAAAAAAATGGGAGCACATCTCATTGAAGAAAAGAATCAAAAAGGAGTCATGTTTTGCATTTGGGCTCCAAATGCAAAATCAATCTCGATAATCGGAGATATAAATTCTTGGGATGGAAGACATCATCCAATGCAAAAAAGATTAGGGGGAATTTGGGAAATATTCATGCCAACAATGGAAGAGGGAGCCACATATAAATACGAAATAAGAACGCAACAAGGTCATATTTATGAGAAAGCTGATCCATATGGTTTCCTTCATGAAATCAGGCCTCAAAATGGTTCAATAGTTTCTAAATTGAACAATTTTAATTGGAATGATAGTACTTGGATTTCTAATAGAGATTCTTCTAGTCAAATTAACAAGCCCATTTCAGTTTACGAAATGCATTTAGGAAGTTGGCTCCATGAATCAACAGATAATAAATATCTTGAAGACAATGGTGAACCAAGAGACCCAGTTCCTGCAGCGGATTTAAAACCTGGAACAAGATTATTAACTTATCCAGAACTAACCAAAAAACTCATCCCTTACGTAAAAAAGAGAGGATTTACTCATATTGAACTAATGCCAATATCTGAACATCCTTTCGATGGTTCATGGGGATACCAAGTTACAGGCTGGTATGCACCAACAAGTAGATTTGGTACCCCAAATGAATTTAGAGAGTTTGTCAATAAATGTCACGAAGAAGGCATAGGGGTAATTCTTGATTGGGTACCTGGTCATTTCCCAAAAGATAAGCATGGTTTAGCATTTTTTGATGGTTGCCATCTTTATGAACATGGAGATTCACGCATAGGTGAACACAAAGAATGGGGAACCCTAATATTCAATTACAGCAGAAACGAAGTAAGAAATTTCTTAGTAGCCAACCTCGTTTATTGGTTTGAAGAGTTTCATATTGATGGCATAAGAGTAGATGCTGTAGCTTCAATGCTATACAGAGACTATCTACGCCCAGATGGAGAATGGATACCCAATGAAAATGGTGGGAATGAAAATATAGAGGCTGTTAAATTTCTTCAACAGGCTAATCATGTACTCTTCCAACATTTCCCAGGTGCGCTTTCTATAGCTGAAGAATCAACAACTTGGCCAATGGTAACCAAACCTACCGATATGGGAGGGTTAGGGTTTAATTTGAAATGGAATATGGGCTGGATGCACGATATGCTCGATTATTTTGAGATAGATCCTTGGTTTAGGCAATTTCATCAAAATAGTGTAACTTTCTCAATAACATATAACTATACAGAGAACTTTATGCTTGCCCTTAGTCATGATGAGGTTGTCCATGGGAAAAGTCATCTTTTGCACAAAATGCCCGGCGATGACTGGAAGAAATACGCAAATACTCGAGCTTTATTAACTTATATGTGGACCCACCCTGGTAAAAAAACGATATTTATGGGGATGGAATTTGGGCAAAGACAGGAATGGAATGTTTGGGATGATCTGCAATGGGAGTTACTAGAATTTGAGCCTCATAAAGGTATCAGAAACTTGATTGATGACCTAAACGTACTTTATAAAAATGAACCAGCGTTATGGAAAAACGACTTTGATCCTTATGGATTCCAATGGATTGATTGTAATGACAAATCTAATTCGGTAATAAGTTTTATGAGAAGAGAAAACGATACCAATGAGTGGCTTGTTGTAGTTGCAAACTTTACACCTAATACTCATGGATCATATAAAGTAGGTGTTCCTGTAGAAGGATTCTACAAGGAGATATTTAATTCAGATGGGTCTAGATATGGAGGCAGTAATAAAGGAAATATGGGAGGTAAAGAAACTATAAATTACAATATTCATGATTATCAAAATGCTCTAGAACTTGCTTTGCCCCCATTAAGCGTAAGTATCTTCAAACATCAATCAAAAAAATAA
- a CDS encoding translocation/assembly module TamB domain-containing protein, with amino-acid sequence MILSLGLIGAFLLNNFLRKNYNSRKSEIEDSIENLINKKVSLGDYSGIRFLGFSLGHSKIVDKKNIDSGIQTKNVYVGIMPLRSFLKQKWIVKISPKEAAINIDRDFLKRDRSYKNARSIRKSKSKYELNFNLNKYSILNFNKAGLKTKVKGNVIYKSSNRQIIANVKSNFDEKGFLKLKFNTKLNQDFLKLELFSRGLNLENSEYFIGNRKISFNKGNFKSNFKLNKLPTETFCRGRFSFTNLEIIPESFSENINFDKTSFFCKDNNLIGNSENLNYGTLTSNFNINVPFNKSSNNIDLKGSIGYINSLNPDIKLSGNIPYWFDRRGLNFGNIDTSFKINRTQLSNLNIFRKNDIRGFITAKGELKGKISDPDISINFNVDYPHYKGIRIREIWEGDIKKENNGFQLNMKNRYSPIPSFLSIKFDSKLKLDKIAFSRVFNSNKGSISIIKDSDSYLWSADNFPLDELELSLSNNQFDRVNGIINGAGSISSGQSYFDGRLAWSLGKYRNIKLANSLFDFSFQDDSFYINFSLYPIDGGIIEVEYDSNRNNLINSEFTNISTSWTILTAVDIFNFDNQKVIPISKSNILDDLEINKDNKSFKEKIDFINNFIENSNLLEDKFNLQKYLNKFRSRYSGKITIKGDRPVNYKLNAKLNGFLDVSRGEYKNNKEEFSIDLEGGLLTGKGSLIIKKLPLSAANIFLNKPKDFLGGLDMNLFYDLDTKSFSSKISSNNSSIKNNKIIFDKGLVEFNNYIFDVDFSLLINDSEIPINIEGSIPIKKSDNVDLRLIGNGKFIELIDIFADEYFTFKEGDVNIRMILKGTLNKPILNGFVVIQDSEIDFFKNIIKEINSIIIFDFDSLEINNLQAKAEDSGEIFIKGSLPFYSQNDSEKAEINLKTNRFTLKKDNFNFLIDSDIDLSGSFESPVLGGSLSFNNGFINFNSTNQNNKKENNFILKEDKKDWREIYWNKKENIEIISNETILNSVLLGETLPNYLDNLSFNNLKLKLGPDFKLQYSEIIQAYLNTKLDLNINGEVGKDLNARGLIYLEKGRANLYTTPFKLDKNKDNYILFASRSGVVPFINFSLVSKVPDSIIPISESNQDSNIAGDLNADETSKGFGAFGIGNTRLIKIEASYEGFLDQLSFEDENKRIQLRSIPSYNRSQIIGLIGGNSANLINRAFISQINNADAFSERFQFSLYPALIENNDSLNNIFSNENLDIENEEQATSNEEFSSQAWVAEIGLDITDAINFAFQTVPGRDDLSPLGILTFQANPNLELLGSYDSNGDWKSQVQLFFRY; translated from the coding sequence ATGATTTTATCCTTAGGACTTATAGGCGCATTTTTATTAAATAATTTTTTACGAAAAAATTATAATTCTAGGAAATCCGAAATTGAAGATAGTATTGAGAATTTAATAAATAAGAAGGTTTCTTTAGGTGATTATTCTGGAATTAGATTTCTAGGATTTTCTTTGGGGCATTCCAAAATTGTTGATAAAAAAAATATAGATTCTGGAATACAAACTAAAAATGTCTATGTAGGTATTATGCCTTTAAGATCTTTTTTAAAACAAAAATGGATAGTAAAAATAAGTCCTAAGGAAGCAGCCATAAATATAGATAGAGATTTTCTTAAAAGGGATCGATCTTATAAAAATGCTCGAAGTATAAGAAAATCAAAATCAAAATATGAATTGAACTTTAACTTAAATAAATATTCAATCCTGAATTTTAATAAAGCAGGATTAAAAACAAAAGTAAAAGGTAATGTTATCTACAAGTCAAGTAATAGACAAATCATTGCAAATGTAAAATCAAATTTTGATGAGAAAGGTTTTTTAAAATTGAAATTTAATACAAAGTTAAATCAAGACTTTCTAAAACTGGAATTATTTTCTAGGGGTTTAAATCTTGAGAATTCTGAATATTTTATTGGGAATAGAAAAATTAGTTTTAATAAAGGAAACTTTAAATCTAACTTTAAATTAAATAAATTACCGACTGAAACATTTTGCAGAGGGAGATTTTCTTTCACTAATTTAGAAATAATACCGGAATCTTTTTCAGAGAATATAAATTTTGATAAAACTAGTTTTTTTTGTAAAGATAATAATTTAATTGGTAATTCAGAAAACTTAAATTATGGAACTTTGACTTCCAATTTTAATATAAATGTCCCATTTAATAAAAGTTCTAATAATATTGATCTAAAAGGAAGTATTGGATACATTAATAGCCTCAATCCAGATATCAAATTATCAGGTAATATTCCATATTGGTTTGATAGAAGAGGCTTAAATTTTGGAAATATAGATACTAGTTTTAAAATAAATAGAACTCAATTATCTAATTTAAATATCTTCCGAAAAAATGATATAAGGGGTTTCATTACTGCTAAAGGAGAATTAAAAGGAAAAATTAGTGATCCGGATATTTCGATAAACTTTAATGTTGATTATCCGCACTATAAGGGAATTCGCATTAGAGAAATATGGGAGGGAGATATTAAAAAAGAAAATAATGGATTTCAGCTAAATATGAAAAATAGATACTCTCCAATACCTTCGTTTCTATCTATAAAGTTTGATTCTAAGCTTAAATTAGATAAAATAGCTTTTTCTAGAGTGTTTAATTCTAATAAAGGGAGTATAAGCATAATTAAAGATAGTGATAGTTATTTGTGGAGCGCTGATAATTTCCCACTTGATGAACTTGAATTATCTTTAAGCAACAACCAATTCGATCGAGTTAACGGAATTATAAATGGTGCTGGATCAATATCTTCTGGTCAATCTTATTTTGATGGACGACTTGCTTGGAGTTTAGGTAAATATAGGAATATCAAGTTAGCAAATTCATTATTTGACTTTAGCTTCCAAGATGATTCTTTTTATATAAACTTTTCATTGTATCCAATTGATGGAGGAATAATTGAAGTCGAATATGATTCAAATAGAAATAATTTAATTAATTCAGAATTTACAAATATAAGCACTAGTTGGACTATCCTGACCGCTGTTGATATTTTTAATTTTGATAATCAAAAAGTTATTCCAATAAGTAAATCGAATATTTTGGATGATTTGGAAATAAATAAAGATAATAAATCATTTAAAGAGAAAATAGATTTTATAAATAACTTTATTGAAAATAGCAATTTGCTAGAGGACAAATTTAATTTGCAAAAATATTTAAATAAATTTAGAAGTAGATACAGTGGAAAAATTACTATTAAGGGCGATAGACCAGTCAATTACAAATTGAATGCAAAATTAAATGGCTTTCTTGATGTGTCTAGAGGTGAATATAAGAATAATAAAGAGGAATTTTCTATTGATTTGGAAGGAGGATTGTTAACTGGTAAAGGTTCCTTAATAATTAAAAAATTACCATTAAGTGCAGCGAATATCTTTTTAAATAAACCAAAAGATTTTCTTGGAGGGTTAGATATGAATTTATTTTATGATCTTGATACAAAATCTTTCTCTAGTAAAATTTCTTCCAATAATTCATCGATAAAAAATAACAAAATAATATTTGATAAAGGACTAGTTGAATTTAATAATTATATTTTTGATGTTGATTTTTCCCTTCTAATAAATGATTCTGAAATCCCAATTAATATTGAAGGCTCAATACCTATAAAAAAATCAGATAACGTAGATCTAAGATTAATTGGGAATGGAAAATTTATTGAATTAATAGATATTTTTGCTGATGAATACTTTACCTTTAAGGAAGGTGATGTGAATATTAGAATGATACTAAAAGGAACCCTAAATAAACCTATTTTAAATGGATTTGTCGTAATTCAAGATTCTGAAATTGATTTTTTCAAAAATATAATAAAAGAAATTAATAGCATAATAATTTTTGATTTTGATTCTTTAGAGATCAATAATTTACAAGCAAAGGCTGAAGATTCTGGAGAAATTTTTATAAAAGGGTCTTTACCTTTTTATAGTCAGAATGATTCCGAGAAGGCAGAAATTAACTTGAAAACGAATAGATTTACTTTAAAGAAAGATAATTTTAATTTCTTAATTGATTCAGATATAGATTTAAGTGGATCATTTGAAAGTCCTGTTTTGGGTGGTTCTCTATCTTTTAATAATGGATTTATTAATTTTAATAGCACTAATCAAAATAATAAAAAAGAAAATAATTTTATACTTAAAGAGGATAAAAAAGATTGGCGAGAAATTTATTGGAATAAAAAAGAAAATATTGAAATAATTTCAAATGAAACAATTTTGAATTCTGTTCTTTTAGGAGAAACTTTGCCAAATTATTTGGATAATTTAAGTTTTAATAATCTTAAATTAAAACTTGGACCAGATTTTAAACTTCAATACTCAGAGATAATTCAAGCTTATTTAAATACCAAATTAGATCTTAATATAAACGGAGAGGTAGGAAAAGATTTAAATGCTAGGGGTCTGATTTATCTTGAAAAAGGTAGAGCAAATTTATATACTACTCCGTTTAAACTTGATAAAAATAAAGATAACTATATTTTATTTGCATCAAGAAGTGGTGTGGTTCCATTTATTAATTTTTCTCTAGTCAGTAAAGTTCCAGATTCTATAATACCGATAAGTGAAAGTAATCAAGATTCAAATATCGCTGGTGATCTTAATGCAGATGAGACTTCAAAAGGTTTCGGAGCATTTGGAATTGGTAATACTAGGCTTATCAAAATTGAAGCTTCTTATGAAGGGTTTTTAGATCAATTATCTTTTGAAGATGAAAATAAAAGAATTCAATTAAGAAGTATTCCAAGTTATAACAGGTCACAAATAATTGGTTTAATTGGAGGTAACTCTGCAAATTTAATAAATAGAGCATTTATTTCTCAAATTAATAATGCAGATGCTTTTAGTGAAAGATTTCAGTTCTCTTTATATCCAGCCTTAATAGAAAATAATGATTCTTTAAATAACATTTTTTCTAATGAAAATTTAGATATAGAAAATGAAGAACAAGCAACTTCTAATGAGGAATTTTCTTCTCAAGCTTGGGTAGCTGAAATCGGACTTGATATAACTGATGCTATAAATTTTGCCTTTCAAACTGTTCCAGGAAGAGATGACCTTTCACCTCTAGGAATTTTAACTTTTCAGGCCAATCCAAACTTAGAATTACTAGGTTCTTATGATTCCAACGGGGATTGGAAAAGTCAAGTTCAATTATTTTTTAGATATTAA
- a CDS encoding glutamate-5-semialdehyde dehydrogenase — MANIFQVPQPGNDLLEKAEQVRLASIKISQTENQNRIKALNSMADYLQKNTKEILEANSEDYKKAENKGISKALLSRLKLSREKLNAGIYGVRKVGDLADPVNQVQIKRELSKGLILERKTVPIGVIGVIFESRPDAVMQISSLAIRSGNGVMLKGGSEANLTNTAIVNALQQGLYESGLDENAICLLTSRKDSMSMLNLENCINLIIPRGSNELVKFIQENTRIPVLGHADGICHLFIDKEANLEMALSVALDSKIQYPAACNAIETLLVHKDIASVFLEKAIPLFNSNDVKLIGDKRSVELGLKYEATLEDWQTEYLDLTLSIKIVNDLDEAITHIQKFSSKHTDGIITENLSNAEKFMNIVDSAGVFHNCSTRFADGFRYGFGAEVGISTQTLPPRGPVGLEGLVTYKYFLKGDGNIVDDFSSGKAIYTHKDLQNF; from the coding sequence ATGGCTAATATCTTTCAAGTTCCTCAACCAGGTAATGATCTTTTAGAAAAAGCTGAACAAGTTCGTTTGGCATCAATAAAAATAAGTCAGACTGAAAATCAGAATAGAATTAAAGCCTTAAATTCTATGGCCGATTATCTTCAGAAAAATACTAAAGAAATTTTAGAGGCTAATAGTGAGGATTATAAAAAGGCTGAAAATAAAGGGATTTCAAAGGCTTTACTCTCTAGATTAAAGTTATCAAGAGAAAAATTAAATGCAGGAATATATGGGGTAAGAAAAGTCGGAGACTTGGCTGACCCTGTAAATCAAGTTCAAATAAAAAGAGAGCTTTCTAAAGGACTGATCCTAGAAAGAAAAACTGTGCCTATAGGAGTTATTGGGGTTATTTTTGAATCAAGACCTGATGCTGTTATGCAGATTAGTTCTTTAGCAATAAGATCAGGTAATGGAGTAATGCTAAAGGGTGGTAGTGAAGCTAATTTAACAAACACGGCAATAGTCAATGCCTTGCAACAGGGGTTATATGAATCAGGTCTTGATGAAAATGCAATATGCTTACTTACAAGTAGAAAAGATAGTATGTCTATGTTAAATCTCGAGAACTGTATAAATTTAATAATTCCAAGAGGAAGTAATGAATTAGTTAAATTTATTCAAGAGAATACAAGAATTCCTGTGCTAGGTCATGCTGATGGAATTTGTCACCTGTTTATAGATAAAGAGGCAAATCTTGAGATGGCTTTATCAGTCGCTCTAGATAGTAAAATTCAATATCCTGCAGCATGTAATGCTATTGAAACTTTATTAGTTCATAAAGATATTGCATCAGTTTTTCTTGAGAAGGCGATACCTTTATTTAATTCTAATGATGTTAAGTTAATCGGAGATAAAAGATCTGTTGAATTAGGTTTAAAGTATGAGGCTACTCTAGAAGATTGGCAAACTGAATATTTGGATTTAACCTTATCGATAAAAATTGTTAACGATCTTGATGAGGCAATCACTCATATTCAAAAATTCAGTTCAAAACACACAGATGGAATAATTACTGAAAATTTAAGTAATGCCGAAAAATTTATGAATATAGTTGATAGTGCAGGTGTTTTTCATAATTGCTCAACAAGGTTTGCTGATGGGTTTAGATATGGATTTGGAGCTGAAGTTGGGATATCTACTCAAACTCTTCCACCAAGAGGACCTGTAGGACTAGAAGGTTTGGTAACTTATAAATATTTCTTAAAAGGCGATGGGAATATAGTTGATGATTTCTCATCTGGTAAGGCTATCTATACACATAAAGATCTTCAAAACTTTTAA
- a CDS encoding DUF4332 domain-containing protein, which yields MGSETFLDFLPTNFRHEKSFFIHNNLIEFEKLSNLSDQDINEIQRKSSLCTLNNLKKIRAIAIFKKEIGISPPQAYLLLHCGISSIKSLSLSTPFELERKIGRLERTLRVKTETNTTFTLLKAWIKKANQIYKSI from the coding sequence ATGGGAAGCGAAACCTTTTTAGATTTTTTGCCAACTAACTTTAGACATGAGAAATCTTTTTTTATTCACAATAATTTAATTGAATTTGAAAAATTAAGTAATCTTTCAGACCAAGATATAAATGAGATTCAAAGAAAATCTTCACTATGTACATTGAATAATCTAAAGAAAATTAGAGCTATAGCTATTTTTAAAAAAGAAATTGGGATTTCTCCACCGCAAGCATATCTACTTTTACATTGCGGTATATCTTCTATTAAATCATTATCTCTATCTACTCCTTTCGAATTAGAGCGAAAAATTGGTAGATTAGAAAGAACTCTTAGAGTAAAAACTGAGACAAATACAACTTTTACTCTCTTAAAAGCATGGATTAAAAAAGCTAATCAAATCTATAAATCGATTTAA
- a CDS encoding esterase/lipase family protein has translation MAKRNPIILIHGLWNTASIFSFITSKLDDIGIEYFAPTLKHSYGMTSIIDLTYMLNELILDKYGLEKEIDVLGFSMGGIIGRYWIQKFNGYKRTRRFISIGSPHKGTLMAQLVPKYPFRGISEMKINSKFLKEIAKNDFFLDDVDCISFFTYWDLMVFPGWWTNLSLGEKISVKVYKHRNLVRDNFSVEKIIEKIIM, from the coding sequence TTGGCAAAAAGAAATCCTATTATATTGATTCATGGTCTTTGGAATACTGCAAGTATTTTTTCCTTTATCACTTCAAAACTTGATGATATTGGAATTGAATATTTCGCTCCAACTCTTAAGCACTCATATGGAATGACTTCAATTATTGATTTAACTTATATGCTAAACGAATTAATTTTAGATAAATATGGTTTAGAAAAAGAAATAGATGTTTTGGGATTCTCTATGGGCGGAATAATTGGTAGGTATTGGATTCAAAAATTTAACGGTTATAAAAGGACGAGAAGATTTATATCTATTGGATCACCTCACAAAGGAACATTGATGGCGCAGTTAGTACCTAAATACCCTTTTAGAGGAATATCAGAAATGAAAATAAATAGTAAGTTCTTGAAAGAAATTGCAAAAAATGATTTTTTTCTTGATGATGTCGATTGTATAAGTTTCTTTACTTACTGGGATTTAATGGTTTTCCCTGGATGGTGGACCAATTTGAGTTTAGGAGAAAAAATATCAGTGAAAGTATATAAACATAGAAATTTAGTAAGAGATAACTTCTCTGTTGAGAAAATAATTGAGAAAATTATAATGTAG
- the folB gene encoding dihydroneopterin aldolase yields the protein METFLKIENIKLWARVGVLDEERKLGQLFSLDIFLWTDFEKCTLNDDIKKTVDYSKLVQVLKDQSKKIYCFTIEKYSKAILEIIDQEFKLSKIKIILTKCNPPITGFDGKVSIVRILENN from the coding sequence ATGGAAACGTTTTTAAAAATTGAGAATATTAAACTGTGGGCTCGGGTTGGTGTTCTTGATGAAGAAAGGAAATTAGGACAATTATTTAGTTTGGATATATTTTTGTGGACTGATTTTGAAAAGTGTACCTTAAATGATGATATAAAAAAGACAGTTGACTATTCAAAATTAGTTCAAGTTTTAAAAGATCAATCAAAGAAAATATATTGTTTTACAATCGAAAAATACTCAAAAGCAATTTTAGAAATCATTGATCAGGAATTTAAGCTTTCTAAAATTAAAATTATTTTGACAAAATGCAATCCTCCAATCACTGGTTTTGATGGGAAAGTGTCAATCGTAAGAATTCTTGAAAATAATTAA